The DNA segment AGATACGTCCGCCCGCGGGTAAGGGCGCGAAAAGCCGCCTCCGCCGAGAAAATAGTCCCCGGTTCGCCCGCACTGCGCATGCGCGGAAGGGGCCGCAAAGTGCGCATGCGCGGGGAAGCGACTCCGCCCCCCTCGGCGCGAAGCCACGCCCCCGCGCTGGCAGCCGCGCCCCTCGCGCATGCGCAGAGCGCCCCGCGGCGCCCGCGGCGCCTGCGCAGCCGCCAGGAGCCGCCCCCGCGCATGCGCAGCAGCCAGGCACCGCCCCCCGCGCATGCGCAGTGCGCTCCGCCGGTCCCGGAGGCCGCTTGAGGACACGGGCGGGTCCCCCCGCAGGCCGCAGCACCGCGGCGGGGGCGAATCCGCTCCCCCGACCCCGCCGGGACCCCCGCGCCCGTTTCAGGTACCACCGAGaaccggggacccccccccccgccccaaagCGCGGCCCACGTTGCGCTCTCTATGGTTTTTAATCCACCGTCCGCCCAAACAGGGCGGCGCTCTGGCCCGCCGGCGCGGTCTCTAtggccccgccgggcccgggcgCTGCTGGCGGGCGGTTGAGACGCTCTAGGCGGAGGAGCCGCGTCTCGACTgctcccgccgcgccgctcTAGCCACCCCGAACTCCGGCGGCCCCTCCGCTCTATGatccccccggggccgcccaGCGAGGCTCGTCTCTATGGTAACTGCCGGTCAGAGCGGCCCTGGCTGTGGCTCCCTGCCGGAAGTGCGGCCCGGAAGAGGAAGTGGGGGGGTGAGgatggggaggaaagggagggctgggcgggtttgggggtcctggggggtcaaagggcagatttgggggttcTAGGGGCTCaatggggcagatttgggggtcTGGAGGGTCCTGGGGGCAGATTTGGGGATTCTAGAGGGTCAGTGGGGGCAGATTTGGGAGTTCTAGGGAGTCAATGGGGCAGATTTAGGGGTTCTAGGGGCTCaatggggcagatttgggggttcTGGAAGGTCcggggggagatttgggggttcTAGGGGGTCAGTGGGGGTAGATTTGGGAGTTCTAGGGAGTCaatggggcagatttgggggttcTATGGAGTCAATGGGGCAGATTTAGGGTTCTAGGGGGTCCtgggggcagatttgggggttcTAGAGGGTCAGTGGGGGCAGATTTGGGAATTCTAGGGAGTCaatggggcagatttggggttcTAGGAGCTCAATGGGGCAGATATGGGGGTTCTAGGGAGTCAttggggcagatttgggggttcTGGAGGGTCctgggggagatttgggggttcTGGAGGGCCCTGGGGGCAGATTTGGGGATTCTAGAGGGTCAGTGGGGGCAGATTTGGGAGTTCTAGGGAGTCAATGGGGCAGATTTAGGGGTTCTAGGGGCTCAATGGGGCAGATTTTGGGGTTCTGGAGGGTCCGGGGGGAGATTTGGGGATTCTAGGGGTCAGTGGGGGCAGATTTGGGAGTTCTAGGGAGTCAATGGGGCAGATTTAGGGGTTCTGGAAGGTCCtgggggcagatttgggggaTTTAGAGAGTTCtgggggcagatttgggggttcTAGAGGGCCAATgggcagatttgggggttcTAGGAGGTCCtgggggcagatttgggggaTTTAGAGAGTTctgggggagatttgggggttttagAGGGTCAATGGGGCAGATTTTGGGGGTTCTAGGGGGTAAATAgggcagatttgggggttcTAGGGGTAAATAgggcagatttgggggttcTAGAGGGTCCtgggagcaggtttggggggggaaGGGCAGTGGGGCGGAAATTGGGCCCTTTTGGGGTCaatggtttgggggggggggtcacactTGGGCTGTTTTGGGATCAGTGATGATTTTGGGGGAGGGTTGGGGGTCAAGgcctggggtgggggaggggccgtgtttccctcccccctccccccccccccccaatttaacatttctttcccctccccccccgcagGTGACGCccgccccccccctcccccacccccccggaCGCCATGAGCGGGGGAGGGGCCCCCGCCGACCCCCGCCCCGAGAGCCCCGAGCGAGACGTCGGGGGAggggccgcccctccccccgcccctcccccgcgTGGCGGGAGTTCTGCGAGGGCCacgcccgcgccgccgcccgccacTTCGCGCGCCGCTACGTGGCCTTCGTTAGCGCCCACCCCCAATTAGCGCCGgcgggcgggggaggggcggcggcgggcgcgggggcggggccgggcgggggaggggcggccgACGCCTTTTCCCGCCGCTTCGCCCGGCACTTCCTGGAGTGTTTCCACCAGGAAGTGGCCAGGGCGATGACGTCATCGCGGGGGGCGACGCgtccccgcccctcccccacctgcccctcccccgcccgcccccctcGGACAGCGAatcctccccctcccccaccgAGCTCTGCCcgcgggggagggggaggggccgggcgggggtgggggcggggggcgggggggctgcccctccccccccgccgcccctcccccccgaAGCTGAAGCCCCGCAAGCGCTTTTCCCTCCGCAAGATCCTCAcctggcgggggggggaggggcgggcgggggaggggcggggcccggCGACGAccacgcccccccccgcccctccccccccctccCGCCAACACCAACTCCATCCtcgggggggggaggggccgaggccgccgcccctcccccgcACTGGGCCCAGCGGCTTCCGGCTGGGccggcccccccccgcccctcccccgccccagCGCGAGGGCACCCTCAACGTGCTGATCATTAACGAGGCGGGCGGCGCTAattggggcggggcgggggagggcCCGCGACCCCCCCCCGCTGGCGCCGCTGCCGCCTGCTGCtccgcccctcccccccgcccgggGGGGCCACCCTGGAGCTCTACGTCCCCCCCAAGGTGCGCGGGGGGCGAGGGAGGGGCTGCCCCCGGCCGGGCTGATTGGGGACGGGGGGTTAATTGGGGCTGACGGGCGGTGCCGCCCCCCGCAGGCCGCCAAGCCGCGCGCCAGCGTCCCCAGCGCGGCCGTGACCTTGGAGCTGCCGCCGCGGGAAAACACCTTCATCATCAAGGTCAGCGCGGGGGCAGGGGGGTCACCAGAGGTCGCCGGGAGGTCAGGGGGTCACCGGGGAGTCAGGGGGCACAGGGGTCAGGGGGTCAccggggggtcacaggggtcactggggggtcagggggcaCAGGGGTCGGGGGTCAcaggggggtcacaggggtcagGGGGTCACCGGGGTCATGGGGTCTCCAAGGGGGCCACAGGGATCATGGGGTCACCGGTGGGTCAGGGGGCACAGAAAtcggggggtcacaggggtcagggggtcaccggggggtcagggggcacaggggtcagggggtcacaggggtcatggggtcactggggggtcagggggcacaggggtcagggggtcactggggggtcacaggggtcagGGGGTCACCGGGGGGTCAGGGGGCACAGGAATCGGGGGTTCacaggggggtcagggggtcacaggggggtcacaggggtcatGGGGTCACCaagggggtcacaggggtcatGGGGTCACAGGGGTCATGGGGTCACCGGTGGGTCAGGGGGCACAGAAAtcggggggtcacaggggtcatGGGGTCACCaagggggtcacaggggtcatGGGGTCACCGGGGGGTCATGGGGTCACAGGGGTCGTGGGGCCactggggggtcagggggtcgTGGGGTCACcagggggtcacaggggtcatGGGGTCACCGGGGGGTCAGGGGGCACAGGAATCGGGGGGTCACAGAGGGATCAGGGGATCATGAGGGATCATGGGGTCACAGGGGGGtcggggtcactgggggtcatGAGGGGTCATGGGGTCAcagggggtcagggggtcacgggggggtcTCAGGGTGAcatttggggtgtccccccctcccccaggTGAAAAGCAATTGGGAGTTCAGGGGGTCACTGTGGGTCCCAGGAGGTTATGGGGGGGTCACATCTTGGGGTCCCCAGGTCGGGGACAGTCGgggtccttgtgggtcccagGGGAGTcagggggtccctgggggtgccagggggctctggggggtccctgggggtcccagggggttatgaggggtccctgggggttCTTGTGGGTCCCAGGGGGCTCTGGGGGTCCCGAGGAGTCAGGGGATCCCTGGaggtccttgtgggtcccagGGAGTtatggggggtcccagggggtccctgggggtgccagggggctctggggggttcttGTGGGTCCCAGGGGAGtcagggggtcccagggggctctgggggtccctgggggtcccaAGGAGTCAGGGGATCCCTGGGGGTCTTTGTGGGTCCCAGGGAGTtatggggggtccctgtgggtctctgcGGGTCCcagggggctctggggggtcccagggggctctggggggtccctgggggctctggggggtccctgggggtccctgtgggtcccagggggtccctgggggtgccagggggctctggggggtccCCGTGGGTCCCAGGGGGTGACGTTTGGGGTCGGCAGGTGGGGGACGGTCGCGGTTTCGCGCTCGAGGCCTCGGACCCGCGGGAGCTGCGGCGCTGGCTGGACGGGATCGGCCGCTGGCTGCGCTCACGGTCGGGCAGTTCACCCCGAGTGCCCCGCACGAGGGGCCCCGGCCCCCAATTACCCCTAACGAGGGACCCCAGCCCCTTAATTACCCCTAACGAGGGACCCCGGCCCCCTAATTACCCCTAACGAGGGGCCCCGGCCCCCTAATTACCCCAAACGAGGGACCCCGGCCCCCCAGTTACCCCTAACGAGGGACCCCGGCCCCCCAAATACCCCTAACGAGGGACCCCGGCCCCCTAATTACCCCTAACGAGGGACCCCGGCCCCCAATTACCCCTAACGAGGGACCCCAGCCCCCTAATTACCCCTAACGAGGGGCCCCGGCCCCCCAATTACCCCTAACGAGGGACCCCAGCCCCCTAATTACCCCTAACGAGGGACCCTGGCCCCCCAACTACCCCTAACGAGGGGCCCCGGTCTCCTAATTACCCCTAACGAGGGACCCCAGCCCCCAACTACCCCTAACAAGGGACCCCGGCCCCCTAATTACCCCTAACGAGGGGCCCCGGCCCCCTAATTACTCCTAACAAGGGGCCCCGGCCCCCCAATTACCCCTAACGAGGGACCCCGGCCCCCTAATTACCCCTAATGAGGGGCCCCGGCCCCCTAATTACTCCTAACGAGGGACCCCGGCCCCCAATTACCCCTAACGAGGGACCCCGGCCCCCCAATTACCCCTAACGAGGGACCCCGGCCCCCTAATTACCCCTAACGAGGAACCCCGGCCCCCAATTACCCCTAACGAGGGGCCCCGGCCCTCTAATTACCCCTAACGAGGGACCCCGGCCCCCCAATTACCCCTAACGAGGGACCCCGGCCCCCTAATTACCCCTAACGAGGGACCCCGGCCCCCAATTACCCCTAACGAGGggccccggccccccagccccccccgggccccccgcACCCCGCTCGGCACTTCAGCAAACTTACCTTTGGTTTTctagacttttttccttttttccccatttttttctgcGTATTTTTGGTGGGTTTTACGTATTTTCGCTttttttatgtggtttttttggtgattttttgtTGCGTTTCGCGGgtttctggttttgccttttttggttttgttttcacgTTTGTCGTGTTTTTATGGctttgtgctttgctgtgctgtagTTTCCTTTTTGcgactttttttgcttttttgtgttttttcgcgtttttgccatttttgctcttttttcctgtttttgttcttgtttcatctctgttttttccatattttaccgattcttttgtgtttttcttttttgtttcgCT comes from the Caloenas nicobarica isolate bCalNic1 chromosome 38, bCalNic1.hap1, whole genome shotgun sequence genome and includes:
- the LOC136001222 gene encoding basic proline-rich protein-like, translated to MVTAGQSGPGCGSLPEVRPGRGSGGVTPAPPLPHPPGRHERGRGPRRPPPREPRARRRGRGRPSPRPSPAWREFCEGHARAAARHFARRYVAFVSAHPQLAPAGGGGAAAGAGAGPGGGGAADAFSRRFARHFLECFHQEVARAMTSSRGATRPRPSPTCPSPARPPRTANPPPPPPSSARGGGGGAGRGWGRGAGGLPLPPRRPSPPKLKPRKRFSLRKILTWRGGEGRAGEGRGPATTTPPPAPPPPSRQHQLHPRGGEGPRPPPLPRTGPSGFRLGRPPPAPPPPQREGTLNVLIINEAGGANWGGAGEGPRPPPAGAAAACCSAPPPRPGGPPWSSTSPPRPPSRAPASPARP